The following proteins come from a genomic window of Dromaius novaehollandiae isolate bDroNov1 chromosome 19, bDroNov1.hap1, whole genome shotgun sequence:
- the TIMM22 gene encoding mitochondrial import inner membrane translocase subunit Tim22, with the protein MAPPPPPEGPGGAPPPLQYSLLLQHLVGEQRRPRAWDPAALGGIPSPPKSEEQKMVERAMESCAFKAALACVGGFVLGGAFGVFTAGIDTNVGFDPKDPYRTPTAKEVLKDMGQRGMSYAKNFAIVGAMFSCTECLVESYRGKSDWKNSVISGCITGGAIGFRAGLKAGVIGCGGFAAFSAAIDYYLR; encoded by the exons atggcgccgccgccgccccccgagggccccgggggggcgccgccgccgctgcagtacagcctgctgctgcagcacctggtgGGCgagcagcggcggccccgcgcctggGACCCCGCCGCCCTGGGCGGCATCCCCAGCCCGCCCAAGAGCGAGGAGCAGAAGATGGTGGAGCGGGCCATGGAGAGCTGCGCCTTCAAGGCGGCGCTGGCCTGCGTGGGAG GGTTTGTCCTGGGGGGCGCGTTCGGCGTGTTCACAGCAGGCATCGACACCAACGTTGGGTTCGACCCCAAGGATCCGTATCGCACCCCAACCGCAAAGGAGGTCCTCAAGGACATGGGGCAGCGAGGCATGTCCTACGCCAAGAACTTCGCCATTGTGGGCGCCATGTTCTCCTGCACCGAATGTCTGGTAGAGTCT TATCGTGGAAAGTCAGACTGGAAGAATAGCGTTATTAGTGGCTGCATCACAGGAGGAGCAATCGGCTTCAGAG CTGGCTTGAAGGCAGGCGTTAT